From Desulfuromonas soudanensis, the proteins below share one genomic window:
- a CDS encoding DUF6962 family protein, producing the protein MTISEPMTLFTDSLLAGVVFYFALRLQGLWRAGRQLSVRLWAGAFFASSLAAASGGTYHGFRPALGETGAFLLWKITVAAIGLTGLLMVCSMAMAVLRGRGRRALVGLAFLQYLLYLGWMGGHDAFLYVILDYVPALLCVLFLQLYDGWRVGAPAAPWLAGGVVMSFAAAAIQASGFTLHPHFNHNDLYHVVQLGAFYLLYRGGALLADRRDDLGVRNGEGRA; encoded by the coding sequence ATGACGATCAGCGAACCGATGACCCTCTTCACCGACTCCCTTCTCGCCGGGGTGGTCTTCTATTTTGCCCTCCGTCTGCAGGGACTTTGGCGCGCCGGCCGACAACTCTCGGTGCGCCTCTGGGCCGGGGCCTTTTTCGCTTCGAGCCTGGCGGCAGCCAGTGGCGGCACCTATCATGGATTCCGTCCCGCTCTCGGCGAGACGGGGGCGTTTCTCCTTTGGAAGATCACGGTCGCTGCCATCGGCCTGACCGGTCTGCTGATGGTCTGCTCCATGGCCATGGCGGTCCTCCGCGGCCGCGGGCGTCGGGCCTTGGTGGGTCTGGCCTTCTTGCAGTATCTTCTCTATCTGGGGTGGATGGGCGGGCACGACGCCTTTCTCTACGTCATCCTCGACTACGTCCCGGCCCTTCTCTGCGTCCTTTTTTTGCAGCTGTACGACGGGTGGCGCGTCGGGGCGCCAGCTGCTCCCTGGCTGGCGGGAGGGGTGGTCATGTCTTTTGCCGCCGCCGCCATCCAGGCCAGCGGCTTCACCCTGCATCCGCACTTCAACCACAATGACCTCTATCATGTCGTGCAGCTAGGTGCTTTCTATCTTCTTTATCGCGGAGGGGCGCTTTTGGCCGACCGCCGGGACGACCTCGGAGTCAGGAACGGAGAAGGTCGAGCCTGA
- a CDS encoding YhcH/YjgK/YiaL family protein gives MIIDTLENGEYYGLGTAWTAAMDFLRTLPVDCAEGEYPIAGEGIFARVMSYRTKEPQEGLLEAHRNYLDIQSVLVGSEMFECFPTNTLDVDVPYDPSKDATFYRRPTIGPVRVDVVAGRFLALFPQDAHMAGLVNGTPPQTVKKVVVKVRLDLLRS, from the coding sequence ATGATAATCGATACGTTGGAAAACGGTGAGTACTACGGCCTGGGGACAGCCTGGACCGCCGCCATGGACTTTCTTCGCACCCTGCCGGTCGACTGCGCCGAGGGGGAATACCCCATCGCCGGCGAGGGGATATTTGCCCGGGTGATGAGCTATCGGACCAAGGAACCGCAGGAGGGCCTCCTCGAGGCGCACCGCAACTATCTTGACATCCAGAGCGTTCTTGTCGGCAGCGAGATGTTCGAATGTTTTCCCACCAACACCCTGGACGTCGACGTTCCCTACGATCCTTCAAAGGACGCAACCTTCTACCGGCGCCCCACGATCGGTCCGGTGCGCGTCGATGTCGTTGCCGGACGTTTTCTCGCTCTCTTTCCCCAGGACGCCCATATGGCCGGGCTGGTCAACGGGACCCCGCCGCAGACGGTGAAGAAGGTCGTGGTCAAGGTCAGGCTCGACCTTCTCCGTTCCTGA
- a CDS encoding GIY-YIG nuclease family protein, with amino-acid sequence MGTWSLYILRNERNALYTGISNDLPRRLAEHRAGGCRGARFTRGCTTLDLVYTCKLGDRSLALKVELRVKKLHKRRKEALVAATPNRQQLLDLLDLGVTGALLSESNF; translated from the coding sequence ATGGGCACCTGGTCCCTTTACATCCTGAGAAACGAACGCAACGCCCTTTACACCGGGATCAGCAACGACCTGCCACGGCGTCTTGCCGAACACCGTGCCGGCGGTTGCCGTGGCGCCCGGTTCACCCGGGGCTGTACCACCCTGGACCTCGTCTATACCTGCAAACTCGGCGACCGGAGCCTGGCGCTGAAGGTGGAACTCCGGGTCAAAAAGCTCCACAAAAGGCGCAAGGAAGCTCTGGTTGCCGCAACCCCGAACCGGCAACAGCTTCTTGACCTCCTCGACCTTGGGGTGACGGGCGCCCTTTTATCAGAAAGTAACTTTTAA
- a CDS encoding prepilin-type N-terminal cleavage/methylation domain-containing protein, whose product MEKYRNMALKGSGWRRLPGVGRHPKLGWIFRSNPLCRRFSLQPGGFTLLELLLVVAILATLAALAIPSYFEYIQRVRITRAIVEIRMISNQIAMHQDHNGGFPETLAELGLPVPKDPWGHPYQYLLLAGKPDKGPDKVSPRKDKSLHPLNSDFDLCSIGADGQTNLALTAQVSKDDIIRANDGDFIGLAERY is encoded by the coding sequence GTGGAAAAGTACCGAAATATGGCTTTGAAAGGTTCCGGGTGGCGCCGTCTCCCAGGAGTCGGCCGGCATCCGAAATTGGGTTGGATCTTTCGGTCCAACCCCTTGTGCCGACGCTTTTCCCTGCAGCCCGGTGGTTTCACCCTCCTGGAACTGCTTTTGGTTGTGGCCATTCTCGCAACCCTGGCCGCCCTGGCGATTCCCAGCTATTTCGAATACATACAAAGGGTCAGGATTACCCGGGCCATTGTTGAAATCCGCATGATTTCCAATCAGATTGCAATGCACCAGGATCATAACGGCGGATTCCCCGAAACTCTGGCAGAGCTGGGCCTGCCCGTGCCGAAGGATCCCTGGGGACATCCCTACCAATACCTGCTGCTCGCGGGGAAACCCGACAAAGGGCCAGACAAAGTTTCGCCGCGCAAGGACAAATCGCTTCATCCTCTGAATTCAGATTTTGATCTCTGCAGCATAGGCGCCGACGGTCAAACCAACCTCGCCCTCACGGCCCAGGTGAGCAAGGATGACATCATCCGGGCCAATGATGGCGACTTCATCGGCCTTGCCGAACGATATTGA
- a CDS encoding HD domain-containing phosphohydrolase: MTKNAYSFHSKVGRRIFLIFLSCAILPISALTLLSYQQVAHHLKEQSHLRLRHASKNIGMAVFENLTALNDEMLVLATLYPSHPDQFGSIFPRQQHSLDKHFISLAIIEGSGEKRPLLRDMPPARGFSAVERAHLAQGKTLFWVQFEKEGNKRAFLAAPLVSSGSGQDLLVGEISIRDLFRQSLQALSLEREVLVLSSKGAVVFGTRSFPAEWLEKAGDHLSGGVSGEFEMAGEEGGEMVGYWTIFFRGTYAADDWSVFVLEPHNSAFAALSHFRKNFYLVALLSLWVVLLFSSVYIRKTLTPLKMLKEGTRRLSEGDLSQRVEIDSADEFQELSLSFNGMADKIEEQFSTLEKTGKTIRLILADLDRDKIVDTLLTRMNRIVRCDWVSVTFERPGKGGFQTCLASTTDEGGARQRFDTDLGPSELEALRAIEEFLVTDTLGSLSVLLSPIRDLGARTCLVLPVGKEQKVTGVLILGYHLQQKPRQEDVIRTRAIADQVGIALANASLVDELANLNFDTLMALARTVDAKSTWTAGHSERVTKIAMAIGGELKLSQGELDQLHRASLLHDIGKIAVPNLILDKANRLTETEYQLVQSHPDKGVRILEPIRAYRDVLPIVAQHHEWFDGRGYPLGLKGEKICLGARILAVADVYDALISHRPYRPAREAKEVLLYMQKGAGSQFDPEVVNALLNIEDSVFVPSEAQASLPV, from the coding sequence TTGACCAAGAACGCATACTCCTTTCACAGCAAGGTTGGTCGGCGGATTTTTCTGATTTTTCTGAGTTGCGCCATCCTGCCCATCTCCGCGCTGACCCTCCTTTCCTACCAGCAGGTGGCCCACCACCTCAAAGAGCAGTCCCACCTGCGTCTGCGTCATGCCAGCAAGAATATCGGCATGGCCGTCTTTGAAAATCTCACGGCACTCAATGACGAAATGCTGGTGCTGGCCACCCTTTATCCCAGTCATCCCGACCAATTTGGCAGCATTTTTCCCCGGCAGCAGCACAGCCTCGATAAACACTTCATCAGCCTGGCCATTATCGAAGGGAGCGGGGAGAAGCGACCTCTGTTGAGGGATATGCCACCGGCGCGGGGATTTTCCGCCGTGGAACGGGCCCACCTGGCCCAGGGAAAAACGCTTTTCTGGGTTCAGTTTGAAAAAGAAGGGAATAAGAGAGCCTTTTTGGCCGCGCCCCTGGTCTCTTCCGGTTCCGGCCAGGATCTGCTGGTGGGAGAGATTTCTATCAGGGATCTTTTCCGGCAGTCCCTTCAGGCTCTATCCCTGGAGAGGGAAGTCCTGGTCCTTTCCTCCAAAGGTGCGGTTGTCTTCGGCACTCGGTCCTTTCCGGCCGAATGGCTGGAGAAAGCGGGCGATCACCTGTCCGGGGGAGTTTCCGGAGAGTTCGAAATGGCTGGTGAGGAGGGTGGGGAGATGGTCGGTTACTGGACCATCTTTTTCAGGGGAACCTATGCCGCCGATGACTGGTCGGTATTCGTGCTGGAGCCCCACAACTCCGCTTTCGCGGCGCTGAGCCATTTCCGCAAGAATTTTTACCTGGTCGCTCTCTTGTCTTTGTGGGTCGTCCTGCTGTTCAGCAGCGTGTATATCCGCAAAACGCTGACCCCCCTTAAAATGCTTAAGGAGGGAACCCGCAGGCTCAGTGAGGGGGATTTGTCCCAAAGGGTGGAGATCGACAGCGCCGACGAATTTCAGGAACTCTCCCTCTCCTTTAACGGCATGGCCGATAAAATCGAAGAGCAGTTTTCCACCCTGGAGAAGACCGGAAAGACCATTCGCCTGATTCTGGCCGATCTGGACCGGGACAAGATTGTCGATACGCTGTTGACCAGGATGAACCGGATCGTCCGTTGCGATTGGGTCTCCGTGACCTTCGAGCGCCCCGGGAAAGGCGGGTTTCAGACCTGTCTGGCCTCGACGACGGACGAGGGGGGGGCAAGGCAACGCTTCGATACGGATCTGGGCCCTTCGGAACTTGAAGCGCTCCGGGCAATCGAAGAATTTCTTGTCACCGACACCCTCGGGTCACTCTCCGTACTCCTTTCGCCAATTCGGGATCTTGGGGCGCGGACCTGCCTGGTCCTTCCGGTTGGCAAGGAGCAAAAGGTCACGGGGGTTTTGATCCTCGGGTATCATTTGCAGCAGAAACCGCGGCAGGAGGATGTCATCCGCACCAGGGCGATTGCAGACCAGGTGGGGATTGCCCTGGCCAACGCCAGCCTCGTGGATGAGCTGGCCAATCTCAATTTCGACACCTTGATGGCTCTGGCGCGAACGGTGGACGCCAAGTCCACGTGGACGGCCGGACATTCGGAACGGGTTACAAAAATCGCCATGGCGATCGGTGGGGAGCTGAAACTGTCGCAGGGGGAGCTCGATCAACTCCATCGCGCCAGCCTCCTGCACGACATCGGTAAAATCGCCGTGCCCAATCTCATCCTCGACAAGGCAAACCGCCTGACCGAAACGGAGTATCAGCTCGTTCAATCACACCCCGACAAAGGGGTGCGGATCCTTGAACCGATCAGAGCCTACAGGGATGTCCTCCCCATTGTGGCCCAGCACCATGAATGGTTCGATGGCCGCGGCTATCCCCTGGGGTTGAAGGGGGAAAAAATCTGTCTCGGTGCACGGATTCTCGCCGTTGCCGACGTCTACGATGCATTGATCTCCCATCGTCCCTATCGGCCGGCCCGGGAGGCCAAGGAGGTCCTGTTATACATGCAAAAAGGGGCAGGAAGTCAGTTCGATCCGGAGGTGGTCAACGCCCTTCTCAATATTGAGGACAGTGTTTTTGTCCCGTCCGAAGCCCAGGCCTCACTTCCTGTGTAA
- the msrA gene encoding peptide-methionine (S)-S-oxide reductase MsrA: MKRRMTLLLAWLAIGALSAATGAAEKDKSTRGMDGEGVARAIFAGGCFWCMEPPFEKLEGVISVTSGYIGGEKKNPTYKEVSAGGTGHVEAVQIVYDPEKVDYEKLLDVFWQNIDPTDGGGQFVDRGSQYRSAIFTLDDTQKGLSEESKERLARSGRFAAPIVTEIVAATTFYPAEEYHQDYYKKNPIRYKYYRWGSGRDQFLDRIWGEERKSP; this comes from the coding sequence ATGAAAAGAAGAATGACCCTGTTGCTGGCTTGGCTGGCGATAGGGGCTCTTTCCGCTGCCACCGGAGCCGCGGAAAAGGACAAAAGTACGAGGGGAATGGATGGTGAGGGGGTGGCCCGGGCAATTTTCGCCGGCGGCTGTTTCTGGTGCATGGAGCCCCCCTTCGAAAAGCTGGAGGGGGTCATCTCAGTGACTTCGGGATACATCGGCGGGGAGAAAAAGAATCCGACTTACAAGGAGGTCTCGGCGGGTGGGACGGGACATGTTGAGGCGGTGCAGATCGTCTACGACCCGGAGAAGGTCGACTATGAGAAGCTGCTCGATGTCTTTTGGCAGAACATCGATCCCACCGACGGCGGCGGCCAGTTCGTCGACCGCGGCAGCCAGTACCGTTCGGCGATTTTCACTCTCGACGACACCCAGAAGGGCCTGTCCGAGGAATCGAAGGAACGCCTGGCCCGCTCGGGACGCTTCGCCGCACCAATCGTGACCGAAATCGTTGCGGCCACAACCTTCTATCCGGCCGAGGAATACCACCAGGACTACTACAAAAAGAATCCGATACGCTATAAATACTACCGCTGGGGCTCGGGGCGCGACCAGTTCCTCGACCGGATCTGGGGGGAGGAACGCAAGTCCCCTTAG
- the msrB gene encoding peptide-methionine (R)-S-oxide reductase MsrB, producing MSEKVVKSPEEWKARLTPEQYHVLREKGTERAYSGKLWNEHRHGIYRCAACGLDLFSSTSKYESGTGWPSFYEPVAPENIATAPDRGLFTTRTEVLCRRCDSHLGHVFNDGPDPTGERYCMNSAALTFVETAEQ from the coding sequence ATGAGCGAAAAAGTCGTTAAAAGCCCGGAGGAATGGAAAGCCCGGCTGACCCCCGAGCAGTATCACGTCCTTCGGGAAAAGGGGACCGAGCGGGCCTATTCGGGAAAACTCTGGAACGAGCACCGCCACGGCATCTACCGCTGTGCCGCCTGCGGCCTCGACCTCTTCTCCTCCACGAGCAAGTACGAATCGGGAACGGGGTGGCCGAGCTTCTATGAGCCGGTGGCACCGGAGAACATCGCCACCGCGCCGGACAGGGGTTTGTTCACCACCCGGACCGAGGTTCTCTGCCGTCGCTGCGACAGCCACCTCGGCCACGTCTTCAACGACGGTCCCGACCCGACAGGAGAGCGCTACTGCATGAACTCGGCAGCACTGACCTTCGTCGAAACCGCTGAGCAATGA
- a CDS encoding Tll0287-like domain-containing protein yields MAAAFMQELKGELEQAIAAAGPVSGIGVCQSKAPAIAARLSVETGWKVGRTSLRVRNPGNAPDRWEKVILEDFDRRRFQGTAPQELEVLEIVEKDGGKVLRYMKAIPTGEICLLCHGAVLAPGVVDELSRRYPQDKARGYKPGEIRGAFTLSRPEKGEGNK; encoded by the coding sequence GTGGCAGCAGCCTTCATGCAGGAGCTCAAGGGGGAACTGGAACAGGCCATCGCCGCAGCGGGTCCGGTCTCGGGCATCGGGGTCTGTCAAAGCAAGGCCCCGGCCATTGCCGCGCGGTTGTCGGTCGAAACGGGGTGGAAGGTCGGCAGGACGAGTCTGCGGGTGCGCAATCCCGGCAATGCGCCGGACAGGTGGGAAAAAGTGATTCTCGAAGATTTCGACAGGCGCCGGTTCCAGGGCACCGCTCCTCAGGAGTTGGAAGTTCTTGAAATCGTAGAGAAAGACGGGGGGAAGGTGCTGCGCTACATGAAGGCGATTCCCACCGGAGAGATCTGCCTCCTCTGTCACGGCGCAGTTCTCGCCCCGGGCGTTGTCGACGAACTGTCGCGGCGCTATCCGCAGGACAAGGCCCGGGGTTACAAGCCCGGAGAGATACGCGGCGCCTTCACCCTGAGCCGGCCGGAGAAAGGGGAGGGGAACAAGTAA
- a CDS encoding copper resistance system multicopper oxidase, with translation MNFQEITRRRFLQGVGAGLFLSGLQMHFPLPLWARSDLWGLQGLPPAQRRYDLKIGYYPIVIDGKKGMSTGINGTVPGPLVRLREGDDVELNVTNALSDTVHSSIHWHGILVPFPMDGVPGINFAGIPPGETYNYRYKVKQAGTYWYHSHSFLQEQSGTYGPLIIDPKDGEPFRFDRDYVVVLSDWSFEKPETIFRHINLLGHYYNYQQRTLDDFIEDIGEHGLKSALSERLAWGKMRMSPVDLADVTGATYTYLINGNSPDMNWTALFNPGETVRLRFINASAMSTFDVRIPGLDLEVVMADGKAVRPVQVQEFRIGVAETYDVLVRPTEDRPFTLFAESLDRSGYARATLSPEAGLQPPVPGLRPRPVRQLQDLGMGMMAGMGQGSMEGGMSSGKESAKDDPRIPGPNGPEPFLPDRQNSSNVAMIIKHPRYRLDEPGIGLGDDGWRVLTYQDLVSAEPQVYAETPEREMTINITANMERYMFSFDGMKFTEHPGPYLFRHNERLRLFLVNHTMMEHPIHLHGMWMQLENGAEELPYKHTLLVKPGEVLSALITPIEKGDWAFHCHLLYHMEAGMFQVVRVA, from the coding sequence ATGAACTTCCAGGAAATTACCCGCCGCCGTTTTCTGCAGGGGGTGGGCGCCGGCCTCTTTCTTTCCGGCCTGCAGATGCATTTTCCCCTTCCCCTGTGGGCCCGCAGCGATCTATGGGGTCTGCAGGGTCTCCCTCCCGCACAGCGCCGTTACGATCTCAAAATCGGCTATTACCCCATCGTCATTGACGGAAAAAAAGGAATGTCCACCGGTATTAACGGCACAGTCCCAGGGCCGCTGGTGCGGTTGCGCGAAGGGGACGATGTGGAGCTTAATGTCACCAACGCCCTGTCAGATACCGTGCATTCCTCTATTCACTGGCATGGCATCCTCGTCCCCTTTCCCATGGATGGTGTGCCTGGGATCAATTTCGCCGGTATTCCTCCCGGCGAGACCTACAACTATCGCTACAAAGTCAAACAGGCCGGTACCTACTGGTACCACAGCCACTCTTTTCTCCAGGAACAATCGGGGACCTACGGACCCTTGATCATCGACCCGAAAGACGGCGAGCCCTTCCGCTTTGATCGCGATTACGTGGTGGTTCTCTCCGATTGGTCCTTTGAAAAGCCCGAAACGATCTTCCGCCACATCAATCTCCTCGGCCACTACTACAACTACCAGCAGCGCACCCTCGACGACTTCATCGAGGATATCGGTGAGCACGGCCTCAAGTCGGCCCTAAGCGAGCGCTTGGCCTGGGGAAAGATGCGCATGAGTCCCGTCGATCTGGCCGACGTAACCGGCGCAACCTACACCTATCTGATCAACGGCAATTCTCCGGACATGAACTGGACTGCCCTGTTCAACCCCGGCGAGACGGTTCGTCTGCGCTTCATCAACGCCTCGGCCATGAGTACTTTTGACGTGCGTATTCCCGGGCTCGACCTCGAGGTGGTGATGGCCGACGGCAAGGCGGTGCGCCCGGTCCAGGTCCAGGAGTTTCGCATCGGCGTGGCCGAAACCTACGACGTTTTGGTGCGGCCGACCGAAGACAGGCCCTTCACCCTCTTTGCCGAGTCCCTTGACCGCAGCGGCTACGCCCGCGCTACCCTCTCCCCCGAGGCGGGGCTGCAGCCTCCGGTTCCCGGGCTGCGACCACGCCCGGTGCGTCAACTCCAGGACCTCGGTATGGGAATGATGGCGGGGATGGGGCAGGGGTCAATGGAGGGCGGGATGTCCTCCGGCAAGGAGTCGGCCAAGGACGACCCGCGTATTCCTGGACCCAATGGGCCGGAGCCCTTTTTGCCTGATCGCCAAAACTCTTCCAACGTGGCGATGATCATCAAGCATCCCCGTTATCGTCTCGACGAGCCAGGGATCGGCCTCGGCGACGACGGCTGGCGGGTCCTCACCTATCAGGACCTGGTTTCTGCCGAGCCGCAGGTCTATGCCGAGACGCCCGAGCGGGAGATGACCATCAATATCACCGCCAACATGGAACGATACATGTTCTCCTTCGATGGCATGAAATTCACCGAGCATCCCGGTCCCTATCTCTTCCGCCACAACGAACGGCTGCGGCTCTTTCTCGTCAATCACACCATGATGGAGCACCCCATCCATCTTCACGGCATGTGGATGCAGCTGGAAAACGGCGCGGAAGAACTCCCCTACAAGCACACCCTTCTGGTCAAACCCGGCGAGGTCCTTTCGGCCTTGATCACCCCCATAGAAAAGGGGGACTGGGCTTTTCACTGTCACCTCCTCTACCACATGGAAGCCGGGATGTTTCAAGTGGTGCGGGTCGCCTGA
- a CDS encoding copper resistance protein B, with amino-acid sequence MKRQIFFWMLTLLPALVFAADESPGDSRKGYFPADYREIQTDPQVGEGIQKYAEDGQEGPQQNFGVQPIHDNQIFATFKADRSEYQWREDNKEIFLWDVQGWIGEDYNKLYLKSEGEVLLNDSTRVEEAEIELLYSRNISKFWDVQAGLRHDFAPHPARTFAALGMQGLAPYWFEIDATAYLSEDGDLSAKFEAEYELLLTQRLVLIPRMEAGLSLQDVPEYQQWQGVTDLTLGARLLYHFRREFAPYLGVTWNRKVGKTAHNVKKDGGDIDDSGVVAGLRFWF; translated from the coding sequence ATGAAGAGGCAGATCTTTTTCTGGATGCTGACGCTGCTGCCGGCTCTTGTTTTTGCCGCGGATGAAAGTCCTGGCGATTCGCGCAAGGGATACTTCCCTGCTGATTATCGGGAGATTCAGACCGATCCGCAGGTAGGTGAGGGAATCCAAAAATATGCCGAGGACGGCCAGGAGGGGCCGCAGCAGAATTTCGGCGTCCAACCCATCCACGACAATCAAATTTTCGCTACCTTCAAGGCCGATCGGTCCGAATACCAGTGGCGCGAAGACAACAAAGAGATATTTCTGTGGGACGTGCAGGGATGGATCGGGGAGGACTACAACAAGCTCTATCTCAAAAGCGAGGGGGAGGTGCTGCTCAATGACAGCACCAGGGTCGAAGAAGCCGAGATCGAGCTGCTCTACAGCCGCAACATTTCAAAATTCTGGGATGTGCAGGCCGGTCTTCGCCATGATTTTGCGCCGCACCCCGCGCGCACCTTTGCCGCTCTCGGCATGCAGGGGCTGGCTCCCTACTGGTTCGAAATCGACGCCACGGCCTATCTCAGCGAGGACGGCGATCTCAGTGCGAAGTTCGAAGCCGAGTACGAATTGCTGCTGACCCAGAGGCTGGTCCTCATCCCCCGGATGGAAGCCGGGCTCTCTCTGCAGGATGTCCCCGAATACCAACAATGGCAGGGTGTGACCGATCTCACCCTCGGCGCTCGATTGCTGTATCATTTCCGCCGTGAATTCGCACCCTACCTCGGAGTGACCTGGAATCGCAAAGTGGGAAAAACCGCCCATAACGTGAAAAAGGACGGTGGGGACATCGATGACAGCGGGGTGGTGGCGGGTCTGCGGTTCTGGTTTTGA
- a CDS encoding B12-binding domain-containing radical SAM protein, whose amino-acid sequence MNVLLIHPPSANPLLDKVYMHEPLALEYLGAGLKEDGHEVEIFDARLEGSIEKAYHRFRPDIVGLTAFTSHVRIVKAMAENLKRLDPDLLVVIGGHHATVSPEDFNVHGIDLVVVGEGVQALREIARFAEAGENFSAIRGLGLVRAGAEILLTEARPYTPLDALPVPDRSLTRRHRKHYFSEWLQPLASIRTSLGCTSRCNFCALWPITGGKYLRRSVASVVDELKGIEEPNVFFCDDESMCDVRRMDALADAIDGAGLRKRYFLYARADTVVSCPELFIKWRKIGLAQVFIGMESFSDERLGRLNKGISIAQQRNAVRYLQDLGLIVYANFMVDTDFEKEDFARLTAHIRELELQHVGFSVLTPLPGTELYRQRRRELVTENPELFDMVHAVLPTRLPLSEFYSRMLDLYTKSLPLSQTVRSLARFGPLRIWKQLALLSSFSRYLKKAHLET is encoded by the coding sequence ATGAATGTGCTGCTGATTCATCCGCCAAGCGCCAATCCGCTGCTGGACAAGGTCTACATGCATGAACCGTTGGCTCTGGAGTATCTTGGGGCCGGCCTGAAAGAAGACGGGCACGAGGTGGAGATTTTCGATGCCAGACTCGAAGGTTCAATTGAAAAAGCCTATCATCGTTTCCGGCCGGACATCGTCGGATTGACTGCCTTCACCAGTCATGTCCGTATCGTCAAAGCCATGGCGGAGAACTTAAAGCGCCTTGACCCCGACCTTCTGGTGGTGATCGGGGGGCATCACGCCACCGTCTCCCCGGAAGACTTCAACGTCCACGGCATCGACCTGGTGGTGGTCGGCGAAGGGGTGCAGGCGCTTCGGGAGATTGCCCGCTTCGCAGAAGCAGGGGAGAATTTTTCCGCAATCCGGGGCCTGGGGCTCGTGCGGGCCGGTGCAGAGATCCTTTTGACGGAAGCGCGCCCCTATACGCCCCTGGATGCGTTGCCTGTCCCCGACCGAAGCCTCACCCGGCGCCACCGCAAACATTATTTCAGTGAATGGTTGCAGCCGCTGGCTTCGATACGGACCTCCCTTGGCTGTACCTCCCGTTGTAACTTCTGTGCTCTGTGGCCGATCACCGGCGGCAAGTACCTTCGAAGGTCGGTGGCGTCGGTGGTGGACGAGTTGAAGGGGATCGAGGAACCGAATGTCTTTTTTTGTGACGATGAATCGATGTGCGACGTCCGGCGGATGGACGCACTGGCCGATGCCATCGACGGGGCCGGTCTGCGCAAGCGCTACTTTCTCTACGCCCGGGCCGATACCGTCGTCTCTTGCCCCGAACTTTTTATCAAATGGCGCAAGATCGGACTGGCGCAGGTCTTTATCGGCATGGAGAGCTTCAGCGACGAGCGCCTTGGCCGATTGAACAAGGGGATCAGCATTGCCCAGCAGCGGAACGCGGTGAGGTATCTCCAGGATTTGGGCCTGATCGTTTACGCAAATTTCATGGTCGATACCGATTTTGAGAAGGAGGATTTTGCCCGCCTGACGGCCCATATCCGAGAGCTCGAATTGCAGCATGTGGGGTTTTCCGTGCTGACCCCTCTTCCGGGAACCGAACTCTATCGGCAGCGGCGCCGGGAACTGGTCACGGAAAACCCCGAACTTTTCGACATGGTGCATGCCGTGCTGCCAACGCGCCTGCCGCTTTCCGAATTCTACAGCCGCATGCTCGACCTCTACACCAAATCCCTCCCCCTGTCACAGACGGTGCGCTCCCTGGCGCGTTTTGGTCCGCTACGAATTTGGAAGCAGCTGGCCCTGTTGTCCAGCTTCAGCCGCTACCTCAAGAAGGCGCATCTGGAAACCTGA
- a CDS encoding TetR/AcrR family transcriptional regulator produces the protein MKTKDKIIETARLLFNEKGTRHVTTNHIAEAAGISPGNLYYHFRNKEDIIRALFERLAAEGFEEYQKVLQEYPPGTLESMDQTFSMIQTFNWRYRFFKRELTALIMNDPLLKERFGDVNRMQLTVIGQSIRQAMEKGFLRPLDDRTLGLLTEEVWLVTLFWLNYLDIGGEEVDEQTLKRGSEMLRNIMANYLTR, from the coding sequence ATGAAGACCAAAGACAAAATCATTGAGACGGCACGGCTCCTTTTCAACGAGAAAGGAACCCGGCACGTCACCACCAACCATATCGCCGAGGCGGCGGGGATCAGCCCGGGGAATCTTTATTACCACTTCCGCAACAAGGAGGACATCATCCGCGCCCTCTTCGAGCGGCTCGCCGCCGAAGGATTTGAGGAATATCAAAAGGTGCTGCAAGAGTATCCGCCCGGCACCCTGGAGTCGATGGATCAGACTTTTTCCATGATCCAAACGTTCAACTGGCGGTACCGCTTCTTTAAGCGCGAGCTGACTGCCCTGATCATGAACGACCCCTTGCTCAAGGAACGCTTTGGCGATGTAAATCGGATGCAGCTGACGGTCATTGGCCAGTCCATCAGGCAGGCCATGGAGAAGGGGTTCCTGCGGCCACTCGATGACCGGACCCTCGGGCTCCTCACCGAGGAGGTCTGGCTTGTAACTCTCTTCTGGCTCAACTATCTGGACATCGGCGGCGAAGAGGTCGACGAGCAGACCCTGAAGCGGGGGAGTGAAATGCTTCGAAACATCATGGCAAATTATCTGACCCGATGA